In one Lolium rigidum isolate FL_2022 chromosome 3, APGP_CSIRO_Lrig_0.1, whole genome shotgun sequence genomic region, the following are encoded:
- the LOC124697128 gene encoding protein indeterminate-domain 16-like codes for MALVKSHHQMLASSSTSSSSPSSQQQLLLPPVPPPPVVTSSSCVAADQPSPAKRKRRPPGTPDPDAEVVALTPQTLLESDRYVCEICGQGFQREQNLQMHRRRHKVPWRLVKRAPAPPSGGGEDGSNGGGTGGAGAASTAAPRKRVFVCPEPSCLHHDPAHALGDLVGIKKHFRRKHGGRRQWVCARCAKGYAVQSDYKAHLKTCGTRGHSCDCGRVFSRVESFIEHQDACNSGRIRGEAAAVPPVLPALRPSVMRHPISGGAPPTPPPELQLLPAATKAPPTSTASLFSASHEPHTTTKLELSIGAPDGAASDDGREEVRRAMQEKACADAERARARDEAAAAERALEEARRARQRARGELERACALRDHAARLLAQVTCHACRQRSFAVVPMVGVVAAGGDGHGHGHGHGGASAVACESLRRGAGLGL; via the exons ATGGCACTAGTCAAGAGCCACCACCAAATGTTGGCCTCGTCTTCAACCTCGTCGTCGTCCCCGTCCTctcagcagcagctgctgctgccgccggtgccgCCTCCGCCCGTCGTCACCAGCTCATCCTGCGTCGCCGCCGACCAGCCCTCCCCCGCCAAGCGCAAGAGGCGCCCGCCGGGCACACCAG ACCCTGATGCTGAGGTGGTGGCGCTGACGCCTCAGACGTTGCTGGAGTCGGACCGGTACGTGTGCGAGATCTGCGGGCAGGGGTTCCAGCGGGAGCAGAACCTgcagatgcaccggcggcggcacaAGGTGCCGTGGCGGCTGGTGAAgcgggcgccggcgccgccctctggaggaggagaggacgggaGCAACGGCGGCGGCACGGGAGGAGCAGGAGCGGCGTCGACGGCGGCGCCTCGGAAGCGCGTGTTCGTGTGCCCGGAGCCAAGCTGCCTCCACCACGACCCTGCCCACGCGCTGGGCGACCTGGTGGGGATCAAGAAGCACTTCCGGCGGAAGCACGGCGGGCGGCGGCAGTGGGTGTGCGCCCGCTGCGCCAAGGGCTACGCCGTGCAGTCCGACTACAAGGCGCACCTCAAGACCTGCGGCACCCGCGGCCACTCCTGCGACTGCGGCCGCGTCTTCTCACG GGTGGAGAGCTTCATCGAGCACCAGGACGCGTGCAACTCCGGCCGGAtccgcggcgaggcggcggccgtgCCGCCGGTGCTCCCGGCGCTCCGCCCATCCGTCATGAGGCATCCTATCTCCGGCGGCGcgccaccgacgccgccgccggagctccAGCTCCTACCGGCAGCCACCAAGGCGCCTCCGACCTCCACCGCCAGCTTATTCTCGGCCTCCCACGAGCCACACACCACGACGAAGCTCGAGCTCTCCATCGGCGCCCCGGACGGCGCCGCCTCGGACGACGGGAGGGAGGAGGTGCGGCGCGCCATGCAGGAGAAGGCCTGCGCGGACGCCGAGCGGGCGCGGGCGCgcgacgaggccgcggcggcggagcgCGCGCTGGAGGAGGCCCGCCGCGCGCGCCAGCGCGCCAGGGGCGAGCTCGAGCGGGCGTGCGCGCTGCGCGACCACGCCGCGCGGCTGCTCGCGCAGGTCACGTGCCACGCCTGCCGCCAGCGCTCCTTCGCCGTAGTGCCCATGGTGGGCGTCGTcgcggccggcggcgacgggcacggccacggccacggccacggcggcgccTCGGCGGTGGCCTGCGAGTCCCTGAGGAGAGGAGCAGGGTTAGGACTGTAA